One window from the genome of Colius striatus isolate bColStr4 unplaced genomic scaffold, bColStr4.1.hap1 scaffold_34, whole genome shotgun sequence encodes:
- the LOC133629216 gene encoding dolichyl-diphosphooligosaccharide--protein glycosyltransferase subunit DAD1-like, whose amino-acid sequence MSGAAGAGAGTSLGSVLRRCLSEYGSGTPSRLKVLDAYLLYVLLSGALQFGYCLGVGTFPFNSFLSGFISAVGSFILGVCLRIQINPQNKGQFQGISPERAFADFLFASTILHLVVINFVG is encoded by the exons ATGTCGGGAGCGGCCGGAGCCGGGGCCGGGACTTCGCTGGGCTCGGTGCTGAGGCGCTGCCTGTCCGAGTACGGCAGCGGCACGCCCAGCCGCCTAAAGGTGCTGGACGCCTACCTGCTGTACGTGCTGCTGAGCGGCGCGCTGCAGTTCGGCTACTGCCTCGGCGTCGGCACCTTCCCCTTCAACTCCTTCCTCAGCGGCTTCATCTCCGCCGTCGGCAGCTTCATCCTCGGCG TTTGCCTCCGGATCCAGATCAACCCCCAGAACAAGGGGCAGTTCCAGGGCATCTCACCCGAGCGGGCGTTCGCTGATTTCCTCTTCGCCAGCACCATCCTGCATCTCGTGGTCATCAACTTTGTTGGCTGA